From Theileria orientalis strain Shintoku DNA, chromosome 4, complete genome, the proteins below share one genomic window:
- a CDS encoding uncharacterized protein (NOT2/NOT3/NOT5 domain containing protein) codes for MDISLATNEPLTAEALNDDESIQNDLDNLSNSFEDLNFVDRNISDLKRELISIDKEEGFDENHFLLENDDNTLEENFSETEVGSRADSQQPGSPAKSYSSPETQQDQARFGLEGIFDAMKTYYTDKSPFLPTGKLDTEPLKQRLLQENPQPQRTLDEDSIFFDRCLSNYNYGKTTSFRNSNFPKLSLETVFYVFYNVPRDAVQDMAAKELFKRQWKYHEKNKLWFKKDQDKLTWIYFDPACWCTRSLNLTAEVESSLMSREDLDKLSENHD; via the exons TTGGACATCAGCCTGGCCACAAACGAACCACTCACAGCAGAAGCGTTAAATGATGACGAGTCTATCCAAAATGACCTGGATAACCTCTCAAACTCATTTGAGGACTTAAACTTTGTAGATAGAAACATATCTGATCTAAAAAGAGAACTAATCTCTATAGATAAGGAGGAGGGCTTCGACGAGAACCATTTTCTACTGGAAAACGATGACAATACGCTGGAAGAAAATTTTTCAGAGACTGAAGTTGGCTCGAGGGCCGACTCACAGCAGCCCGGATCTCCTGCTAAGAGCTACTCGTCCCCCGAGACTCAGCAAGACCAGGCCAGGTTCGGACTGGAAGGGATTTTTGACGCAATGAAGACGTACTACACTGACAAATCTCCGTTTCTTCCCACCGGAAAGCTGGACACGGAGCCTTTGAAGCAAAGACTGCTCCAAGA GAATCCACAACCTCAAAGGACACTCGACGAGGACTCAATTTTCTTTGATAGATGTCTATCAAATTACAACTATGGGAAAACAACGAGCTTCCGCAACAGCAACTTCCCAAAACTATCGCTCGAAAcagtattttatgtattttataacGTACCAAGGGATGCAGTTCAGGACATGGCGGCAAAGGAACTCTTCAAAAGACAATGGAAGTACcatgaaaaaaacaaactgtGGTTCAAAAAGGATCAAGATAAGT TAACCTGGATTTACTTCGACCCAGCCTGCTGGTGCACAAGGAGCTTAAATTTAACGGCGGAGGTGGAAAGCTCACTGATGTCGAGAGAAGATCTGGATAAACTTTCGGAAAACCACGATTGA
- a CDS encoding uncharacterized protein (proteasome component region PCI domain containing protein): protein MTTFVPLSQDTEGAVSSASLGDWVLGILKVRSPTKTASYYSQLLDQFQEVDGEQIIKESFQLFELLLSEHLTVFEFLEEAKQNGNTAMLSLDPSSKVETEVKVKYSDALKQVEEYFTVLMYMLQLRFTSSGQIEKAGQLLLKAIEDGDSFLDLRLRLLQMLYNSVEPTLPLRVQVYISILEFAAKHGIFHTLVNVVKEVDEWMVDWSVDKKSKIRIYHIIAEQLDKLNRADLAYKFWKKRVESSSDPELFTTEENLNATVTFVVRSLRSEHILYFDQLLLMPAVNYLRNTRYANLVTLLEVFIRGTLEDLENYLAENAELVSELKLEREPLVEKLTLLTISTMCQHQSEIPIEVIEKNLQLTPEEAEEVIVTAIDKGVMEGLIDQKSRKVIINHVVHREFGSEELQQLYDKLKMWSSSINGLVSVVHRKTQDH, encoded by the exons ATGACAACTTTCGTACCCCTATCTCAAGATACCGAGGGTGCCGTCAGCTCAGCATCTCTGGGTGACTGGGTACTGGGAATCCTAAAGGTTAGGAGTCCCACTAAAACGGCAAGCTACTACTCGCAGCTCCTGGACCAGTTCCAGGAGGTGGACGGGGAGCAAATCATAAAGGAGTCCTTCCAGCTCTTCGAGCTCCTGCTGAGCGAGCACTTGACAGTATTCGAGTTTCTGGAAGAAGCGAAGCAGAACGGGAACACAGCGATGCTGTCCCTAGACCCCTCCAGCAAGGTTGAGACCGAG GTCAAGGTGAAGTATAGCGACGCCCTGAAGCAGGTCGAGGAGTACTTCACAGTGCTCATGTACATGTTGCAGCTCCGCTTCACGAGCTCGGGGCAGATAGAGAAGGCGGGGCAGCTGCTCCTGAAGGCGATTGAGGACGGAGACTCCTTTTTGGACCTGCGACTCCGCCTGCTGCAGATGCTCTACAACTCAGTGGAGCCCACGCTGCCCCTGAGAGTGCAGGTGTATATATCGATACTCGAGTTCGCGGCCAAGCACGGCATATTCCACACACTGGTTAACGTAGTCAAGGAG gTGGACGAATGGATGGTTGATTGGTCAGTGGACAAGAAGAGTAAAATTAGAATATACCACATCATCGCGGAACAACTAGATAAGCTTAACAGAGCCGACTTAGCATATAAATTTTGGAAAAAACGCGTTGAGTCTTCAAGTGATCCAGAATTATTTACAACAGA GGAAAATCTGAATGCAACGGTGACCTTTGTGGTACGAAGTCTGAGATCAGAGCACATTCTGTACTTCGATCAGCTGTTGCTGATGCCGGCAGTTAATTACCTGAGGAACACACGCTACGCAAATCTAgtgacgctgctggaggTGTTCATCAGGGGCACtctggaggacctggagaacTACCTGGCGGAAAACGCAGAGCTGGTCTCTgagctgaagctggagcgGGAGCCGCTGGTGGAGAAGCtgacgctgctgacgaTAAGCACCATGTGCCAGCACCAGTCCGAGATCCCGATCGAGGTGATTGAAAAGAACCTGCAGCTGACGCCCGAGGAGGCCGAGGAGGTGATCGTGACCGCCATCGACAAGGGGGTGATGGAGGGACTAATAGACCAGAAGAGCAGGAAGGTCATCATAAACCACGTCGTGCACCGCGAATTCGGCAGCGAggagctccagcagctctaCGACAAGCTCAAGATGTGGAGCTCCAGCATCAACGGCCTCGTCTCAGTAGTCCATCGCAAAACTCAAGACCACTAG